In Holosporales bacterium, a single window of DNA contains:
- a CDS encoding CNNM domain-containing protein, giving the protein MPPLHIFFIVLLLLLVVFSGFFSGAETALTGASRAHLHQLSKSGNKRAKLVKSLQEKFASSISTILITNQMTNHVIVTISTWLTINMFGEGKVPIAAVLVAIFVIIYTEILPKMLAIHSSLKFSLFAAPMIRWAIIVLRPLTTLLEAAGKASLRLVGVKINPEANKVVTDEELLGAIEMHSQTGQEEKKKEKVMLKGILDLDDVTVGKVMVHRKNLVTIDCGLSTAQVIKEVLNCPYSRIPVWKDNPENILGILHTKSLFRAMKQGELKLSQLNILSLASPPWFIPETTNLLNQLYAFRERRSHLALVVDEYGDLMGLVTLEDIIEEIVGEIADEYDVGTSGIKVQQDGNILVNGSVPVRDLNREFDWSLPEGASTIAGLIMQEARRIPEIGQSFTICGLNIEVLKRQSNQINLMKITAVPELNESV; this is encoded by the coding sequence ATGCCCCCTCTTCATATATTCTTTATCGTATTGCTCTTGCTGCTTGTGGTTTTTTCGGGTTTTTTCTCTGGGGCAGAGACGGCATTGACCGGCGCTTCCCGGGCCCATCTTCATCAGCTTAGCAAAAGCGGCAACAAGCGGGCCAAGCTGGTTAAATCGCTGCAAGAAAAGTTCGCCAGCTCAATCAGCACCATACTTATAACTAATCAGATGACGAACCATGTGATTGTGACTATATCAACCTGGCTTACAATCAATATGTTTGGGGAGGGCAAGGTCCCCATCGCCGCTGTTTTAGTTGCCATATTTGTCATTATATATACCGAAATTCTGCCCAAAATGCTGGCGATTCACAGTTCGCTTAAGTTTTCACTGTTTGCCGCGCCGATGATTCGCTGGGCAATCATAGTACTTAGACCCTTGACTACGCTGCTTGAAGCCGCAGGTAAAGCCAGTTTGAGGCTGGTGGGGGTTAAGATAAACCCCGAAGCCAACAAAGTTGTAACCGATGAGGAGTTGCTTGGCGCGATAGAAATGCACTCCCAAACCGGTCAAGAAGAAAAGAAAAAGGAAAAGGTGATGCTTAAGGGCATTCTGGACCTTGATGACGTGACTGTTGGTAAGGTAATGGTCCACAGAAAGAATCTGGTGACTATAGACTGTGGACTGTCGACCGCGCAAGTGATTAAGGAGGTTCTGAACTGTCCGTACTCGCGTATTCCTGTTTGGAAAGACAATCCAGAAAACATACTGGGGATATTACACACAAAAAGCCTGTTTAGGGCCATGAAGCAGGGTGAGCTTAAGCTGTCGCAGCTGAACATCCTGTCGCTTGCCAGCCCGCCATGGTTTATTCCGGAAACCACGAACCTTCTCAATCAGTTGTATGCTTTTAGGGAACGCAGGTCGCACTTGGCCTTAGTCGTGGATGAATATGGCGATCTGATGGGGCTGGTTACTTTGGAGGATATCATAGAGGAAATCGTTGGTGAAATTGCAGATGAATACGATGTAGGAACCAGCGGTATAAAGGTTCAGCAAGACGGCAACATATTGGTAAATGGCAGCGTACCTGTGCGTGACCTTAATCGTGAGTTTGATTGGAGCTTGCCCGAGGGAGCTTCGACCATCGCCGGGCTTATCATGCAAGAAGCAAGGCGTATACCGGAAATAGGCCAATCGTTCACGATATGCGGCTTAAATATTGAGGTATTGAAACGCCAAAGCAATCAGATAAACCTTATGAAGATAACCGCCGTACCAGAGCTTAACGAAAGTGTTTAA
- a CDS encoding RNA pyrophosphohydrolase, which produces MSDLGFVAGYRPCVGMVVLNQAGNIFAAERTDIKNAWQMPQGGIAPGEEALTAAYRELFEETGMAEKDLVLIKQAKNVYTYDFPANVASLAFDGRYKGQAQRWFLFKFVGVESSINTNQPAREFSAWQWKTPDAILALAPDFKRDVYQEVFYDFCLKVR; this is translated from the coding sequence ATGTCAGACCTAGGTTTTGTCGCAGGTTACCGTCCATGTGTTGGCATGGTTGTGCTTAATCAAGCAGGGAATATCTTTGCGGCTGAACGCACCGATATAAAAAATGCTTGGCAAATGCCTCAGGGTGGTATCGCGCCAGGGGAAGAGGCCTTAACAGCTGCGTACCGCGAACTGTTTGAAGAAACAGGCATGGCGGAAAAAGATTTGGTGCTGATCAAGCAAGCAAAGAACGTATATACCTATGACTTTCCGGCGAACGTGGCTTCTTTGGCATTTGACGGAAGATATAAAGGACAAGCTCAGCGATGGTTTTTATTTAAGTTTGTTGGCGTTGAATCGTCGATTAACACTAATCAGCCTGCGCGCGAGTTTTCCGCTTGGCAGTGGAAAACGCCAGATGCAATCCTGGCCCTGGCCCCAGACTTTAAAAGGGATGTGTACCAAGAAGTTTTTTATGACTTTTGTCTCAAGGTAAGGTAG
- the alaS gene encoding alanine--tRNA ligase — protein MISSSDLRSAFLNFFAGQGHPIVPSSSLIPNNDPSLLFVNAGMVQFKDIFIGKVKSENKCATTAQKCIRAGGKHNDLDQVGYTARHHTFFEMLGNFSFGDYFKEKAIAFAWEFLTKQIGLPKSRLLVTVYHDDEEAKSLWRKISGLSDERIIPISTNDNFWSMGDTGPCGPCSEIFYDHGEHIFGGVPGSATQNGDRFTEIWNLVFMQFEQLADGRRVPLPKPSIDTGMGLERLAAILQGVHDNYETDILKASIQDINAILDMAPNSITPSHKVVADHVRSICFLLADGVTPSNEGRGYVLRRIIRRAIRHAKKLGAPAHDPFMPKIAEAFIPRMSSYYTELDMFASAIKQNLALEEERFQQTLDNGLSVLDQEIKALGGKKIMPGDIAFKLYDTYGFPLDLTEDILRDHNISVDTQGFNECVEKQKLEAKKSWSGSGEKALPETTYALKQKVNSTVSLAYEHDSNQSTVMAILKEDAVVGQIAQGEYGAIITTETCFYGESGGQVGDIGLIESQTARFSVENTKKLDGIVVHYGQVTSGSFTEGQSVTLTVNTVNRNKLRVNHSATHLLHAALRQVLGGAAVQKGSLVSSSRLRFDFSYQKSLNNDQIFQIEMLVNQWIQSNLAVSIDIVDKDVAIKSGAMALFGDKYGDKVRVVTMRNPQTDTVVSAELCGGLHVGSTGEIGIFKITEQTGIGSNIRRIEAIAGTEVFNYAANFEQIIKDLCAMFKCTADELTNKCSSLILTVDQLEQKNTNLRQQMALSEGASSGGSECEINGVTFVSKSVTELDAKELRSMMDQMKAQHKTKSVIALASTSADGKVSMTVGVSEDISSIYPANRILKEVIEVLGGRGCGGRPDLAQGGGACPQNIPQAFEKIKRVLSQAKI, from the coding sequence ATGATTTCTTCAAGTGACCTACGAAGTGCGTTCCTGAATTTCTTTGCAGGTCAAGGGCATCCTATCGTTCCGTCTAGCTCATTGATACCCAACAACGACCCCAGTTTACTTTTTGTGAACGCAGGGATGGTTCAGTTCAAGGATATTTTTATCGGCAAAGTAAAAAGCGAGAATAAATGCGCAACTACCGCGCAAAAGTGTATCCGAGCCGGGGGGAAACATAATGATTTAGATCAGGTTGGATACACCGCCAGACATCACACATTCTTTGAGATGCTAGGAAATTTTTCGTTTGGAGACTACTTTAAAGAAAAAGCCATCGCCTTCGCGTGGGAGTTCCTTACAAAACAAATAGGTTTGCCGAAAAGTCGCTTACTGGTTACCGTTTATCACGATGATGAGGAAGCCAAGTCCCTGTGGCGTAAGATTTCTGGGCTGAGTGATGAGCGGATAATACCAATTTCAACCAACGATAATTTTTGGTCAATGGGTGATACCGGGCCATGCGGACCGTGCTCGGAAATTTTCTATGATCATGGAGAGCATATATTTGGCGGCGTTCCAGGCTCTGCGACCCAAAATGGCGACAGATTTACAGAGATATGGAACCTGGTTTTTATGCAATTTGAACAGCTTGCCGACGGTCGCAGAGTCCCTTTACCCAAGCCGTCTATTGATACTGGCATGGGGCTTGAAAGGCTGGCCGCCATTTTGCAGGGCGTACATGACAATTACGAGACCGATATACTAAAAGCCTCTATCCAGGACATAAACGCTATACTGGATATGGCGCCGAATAGTATTACCCCGTCTCATAAGGTTGTGGCTGACCACGTGCGCTCAATCTGTTTTTTGTTGGCTGATGGAGTGACACCAAGCAATGAAGGGCGGGGTTACGTTCTGCGCAGAATCATACGCCGCGCCATAAGACATGCAAAGAAGCTTGGCGCCCCGGCTCATGACCCTTTTATGCCCAAAATCGCTGAGGCTTTTATCCCCAGGATGTCGTCCTACTATACAGAGCTTGATATGTTTGCGTCGGCAATCAAACAAAATTTGGCGCTGGAGGAAGAGCGTTTTCAACAAACTTTGGACAACGGCCTGTCTGTCCTTGATCAAGAAATCAAGGCGCTGGGCGGCAAGAAGATAATGCCAGGAGATATCGCCTTCAAGCTTTATGATACCTATGGTTTTCCGCTTGATTTAACCGAGGATATACTGCGCGACCACAATATATCGGTTGATACTCAGGGGTTTAACGAATGCGTTGAAAAACAAAAGCTTGAGGCCAAAAAATCATGGAGCGGATCTGGCGAAAAAGCACTGCCGGAAACAACCTACGCTCTTAAGCAGAAAGTGAACAGCACTGTGTCCTTGGCTTACGAGCATGACAGCAACCAATCGACGGTAATGGCTATACTGAAAGAAGACGCTGTTGTCGGACAGATTGCCCAAGGTGAGTACGGCGCGATTATAACCACTGAGACATGTTTTTATGGCGAGTCGGGCGGGCAGGTTGGCGATATTGGGCTTATAGAAAGCCAAACTGCTAGGTTTTCAGTTGAAAATACCAAAAAGCTTGACGGCATCGTCGTTCACTACGGCCAGGTTACAAGCGGCAGCTTCACTGAAGGGCAGTCTGTAACTTTGACTGTTAACACCGTCAATCGCAATAAGCTGCGCGTCAATCACAGCGCAACGCATTTGCTGCATGCCGCTTTGCGCCAAGTGTTAGGGGGGGCAGCTGTACAAAAGGGCTCGTTAGTTTCTTCCAGCAGGCTTAGGTTCGACTTTTCTTATCAAAAATCCCTGAATAATGACCAGATCTTTCAGATTGAAATGCTGGTAAATCAATGGATTCAAAGTAACCTGGCCGTGTCAATCGATATCGTAGACAAAGACGTTGCCATAAAATCCGGCGCAATGGCTTTGTTTGGCGATAAGTATGGCGACAAGGTCAGGGTTGTGACCATGAGGAATCCGCAAACAGATACTGTCGTTTCGGCCGAACTGTGCGGTGGTTTGCACGTCGGATCTACTGGCGAGATAGGTATATTCAAAATTACCGAGCAAACTGGCATTGGCTCAAACATACGTAGAATCGAGGCCATAGCCGGAACTGAAGTGTTTAACTACGCAGCAAATTTTGAACAGATCATTAAAGACCTTTGCGCCATGTTCAAGTGTACCGCAGATGAGCTGACGAATAAGTGCTCTTCGCTTATCTTAACTGTCGATCAGCTGGAACAAAAAAATACAAACCTCAGGCAGCAAATGGCGCTTTCTGAAGGCGCCTCTAGCGGCGGAAGCGAGTGTGAGATAAATGGGGTAACGTTCGTTAGCAAAAGCGTTACAGAGCTGGACGCAAAAGAGCTTAGGTCCATGATGGATCAGATGAAAGCTCAGCACAAAACAAAAAGCGTAATAGCTTTGGCCAGTACAAGCGCTGACGGTAAAGTGTCCATGACTGTTGGCGTTAGTGAGGACATTTCAAGTATTTATCCGGCAAACCGCATTCTAAAAGAGGTTATTGAGGTACTTGGCGGCAGAGGATGTGGCGGTCGGCCAGATCTCGCCCAAGGTGGCGGGGCTTGCCCCCAAAATATTCCGCAAGCCTTTGAAAAGATTAAACGAGTACTATCGCAAGCCAAAATCTAA